Proteins encoded together in one candidate division WOR-3 bacterium window:
- a CDS encoding bifunctional lysine ketoglutarate reductase /saccharopine dehydrogenase family protein → MARNVIGIRREDKNIWERRVPLTPNQIRRLIEEQGLRFVVQSSPIRIFSDAEYRAAGAEVREDIADCPIVLGVKEMPVSFFRPQATYLFFAHVIKGQPHNMKMLRRMMELGCSLLDYERITDEDGRRLVFFGRFAGIAGMIDTIAGLGQRLKVLGWETPFQEVKLAHEYGVVERAKEAIARVGETVRKNGLPKELTPLVIGVVGYGNVARGVGEILTALGTTTVAPADLPALIKEGKGDRIYQVIFKEEDTVEPKIPQQKFDLKDYFNHPERYRAKFESYLPYLSVLVNCIYWDNRYPRLVTKDYLRQNFRVDKFKLTIIGDISCDIEGAIEITVKTTDPGAPFFIYDPLTEKVTDGLEGQGIVIMAVDNLPCELALDASQEFGEALLPFMPVLANTDFQVGLARLALPGPLQRALILHKGELTPNYKYLEQFVKERG, encoded by the coding sequence ATGGCAAGAAATGTAATCGGTATCAGGCGAGAAGATAAGAACATCTGGGAACGGCGGGTGCCGTTGACACCGAACCAGATAAGACGACTGATTGAGGAACAAGGTTTGAGATTTGTAGTGCAGAGTTCACCAATTCGAATTTTCAGCGACGCTGAGTACCGGGCGGCGGGTGCCGAGGTTCGGGAGGATATCGCCGATTGTCCGATCGTGCTCGGTGTCAAGGAGATGCCCGTCAGTTTTTTCCGCCCTCAGGCAACCTATCTATTTTTTGCCCATGTGATTAAGGGTCAGCCCCACAATATGAAGATGCTAAGGCGAATGATGGAGTTGGGTTGCTCGCTACTCGATTACGAAAGGATTACCGATGAGGATGGGAGGAGGCTGGTTTTCTTTGGTCGATTTGCGGGAATTGCCGGAATGATTGATACCATTGCCGGGTTAGGTCAAAGGTTGAAGGTACTGGGCTGGGAAACACCATTTCAGGAGGTGAAACTGGCGCATGAGTATGGGGTCGTTGAAAGAGCGAAAGAGGCAATTGCCCGGGTCGGAGAGACGGTGCGAAAGAATGGTTTACCAAAGGAACTAACGCCGCTGGTTATTGGCGTTGTCGGTTATGGTAATGTTGCCCGGGGGGTGGGCGAAATTCTGACGGCGCTGGGAACAACGACAGTTGCCCCGGCGGATTTACCGGCTTTGATAAAAGAGGGGAAAGGGGACCGTATTTATCAGGTTATTTTCAAGGAAGAAGATACAGTAGAGCCGAAAATCCCGCAGCAGAAGTTTGACCTTAAAGACTATTTTAACCATCCCGAGCGCTATCGTGCCAAATTTGAAAGTTACTTGCCCTATCTTTCGGTACTGGTCAACTGTATTTACTGGGACAACCGTTATCCGCGACTGGTAACAAAAGATTATTTGAGACAGAACTTCAGGGTAGATAAATTTAAACTGACGATTATCGGAGATATCTCCTGTGACATTGAGGGGGCAATTGAAATTACTGTAAAAACGACCGACCCCGGTGCACCATTTTTTATTTATGACCCTTTGACCGAAAAGGTCACCGATGGTTTAGAGGGGCAGGGGATTGTGATAATGGCGGTTGACAATTTACCTTGTGAACTGGCGTTAGACGCCTCCCAGGAGTTTGGCGAGGCGTTGTTACCGTTTATGCCGGTGCTTGCCAATACCGACTTTCAGGTTGGGTTGGCGCGATTAGCCCTACCCGGACCTTTACAACGGGCGCTGATTCTCCATAAAGGCGAGTTAACGCCGAACTATAAGTATCTCGAGCAGTTTGTAAAAGAAAGGGGATAA
- a CDS encoding PBP1A family penicillin-binding protein, with product MRAFILTFLIVLLFLILFGVAGFLKLRADLPTPETILNFKAPASTRILDCKGRVVAELFQEKRRPVPLETIPACLVDAIVAVEDKRFYHHWGIDLIRVAGSIVANILHPGNLQGASTITQQLARSMFLTPQRTLTRKLKEMVLALELERHYSKQEILEMYLNQVWFGGSIYGVAAASEKYFGKHVSRLDPVECATLGAMIANPSAYSPYSRPERLIRRRNFFLTKLYRIGHLTKEELAQALEKPLNVQPAGGVTNEAPYFVEEIRRYLIKHYGYDFVYKSGATIYTTLDLDIQSAANRILLGWLDRLEVDYHLKPTKRFYDSIAKSDTAIGEPTYLQGALVVLDVKTGEVRAMIGGRDFRASEFNRATQALRQVGSTFKPFVFTAAIDNGFTAADIEEDNPITLKIPDQPDYQPHNYDRKFLGPMTLRRGLALSRNLIAVRLAARIGPELIARYASTMGITTKLPPYYSLALGSIELTLLEITNGFNTIANQGVRVKPILINRVEDQNGQLLEENHPEPQLAIRPQTAYIITSMMQSVVNEGTGIAIRQLGFTGPAAGKTGTTDDYTDAWFIGFTPTLTCGIWIGYDKKRTIFRGATGGVIAAPVWGELMKQVASDTMSTFPVPPDITTCAICEQSGKLATPFCPRARYEVFISGTEPTTPCPLHNRP from the coding sequence TTGCGTGCTTTTATCCTGACCTTTCTTATCGTTTTGCTTTTCCTTATCCTGTTTGGCGTTGCCGGTTTTCTCAAACTACGTGCCGACCTCCCAACTCCGGAAACCATTCTCAACTTCAAGGCGCCAGCCAGCACCCGAATCCTCGACTGTAAGGGTCGAGTCGTTGCCGAACTGTTTCAAGAAAAAAGGCGTCCCGTACCGCTCGAGACCATCCCTGCCTGTCTCGTCGATGCCATTGTTGCCGTTGAAGATAAGCGCTTCTACCACCATTGGGGCATCGACCTCATCCGGGTTGCCGGTTCAATCGTTGCCAATATCCTTCATCCCGGGAACCTGCAAGGTGCTTCCACTATTACTCAACAACTTGCCCGTTCAATGTTCCTCACACCACAAAGAACCCTTACCCGAAAATTGAAAGAGATGGTCCTCGCCCTTGAACTGGAACGCCACTATTCAAAACAGGAAATTCTTGAAATGTATCTCAATCAGGTTTGGTTTGGGGGCTCGATATACGGCGTTGCCGCTGCCAGTGAGAAGTATTTCGGCAAACATGTCTCGCGTCTCGACCCGGTGGAGTGTGCCACGCTTGGGGCAATGATTGCCAATCCCAGTGCCTACTCTCCCTACTCCCGACCGGAGCGACTTATCCGCCGCCGCAACTTCTTTCTCACCAAACTTTACCGGATTGGCCACTTGACAAAAGAGGAATTAGCTCAAGCTTTGGAGAAACCCTTAAATGTTCAGCCCGCCGGTGGTGTAACCAATGAAGCCCCTTACTTTGTCGAAGAAATTCGGCGCTACCTGATTAAACACTACGGCTATGACTTTGTCTACAAATCGGGTGCGACCATTTACACTACCCTTGACCTCGATATTCAATCTGCGGCCAATCGAATCCTCCTCGGCTGGCTTGACCGTCTTGAAGTCGACTACCATTTGAAACCGACAAAACGATTTTACGACTCAATCGCTAAGTCGGATACCGCCATTGGTGAACCAACTTATCTCCAGGGCGCGCTGGTCGTGCTCGATGTTAAGACCGGTGAGGTCCGGGCAATGATTGGCGGTCGGGACTTTCGCGCCAGTGAATTCAATCGGGCGACGCAAGCCCTGCGTCAGGTGGGCAGTACCTTTAAACCCTTCGTCTTCACCGCAGCGATTGACAACGGATTTACCGCCGCCGACATTGAAGAAGACAACCCTATCACGCTGAAAATACCGGACCAACCCGACTATCAACCCCACAATTACGACCGGAAATTCCTTGGTCCAATGACACTGCGCCGGGGATTGGCATTATCGCGTAATCTTATTGCGGTCCGTCTTGCCGCCCGAATCGGACCAGAACTTATCGCTCGATATGCCAGCACAATGGGAATAACAACCAAACTGCCGCCTTATTACTCCCTCGCTCTTGGCTCAATCGAACTCACCCTTCTGGAAATAACCAACGGGTTTAACACCATCGCCAACCAGGGCGTCCGGGTAAAACCCATATTGATTAACCGCGTTGAAGACCAGAACGGTCAGTTACTGGAAGAAAACCACCCGGAACCTCAACTGGCAATTAGACCCCAAACCGCTTACATAATAACCAGTATGATGCAGAGCGTGGTCAATGAAGGCACCGGCATTGCAATTCGTCAGCTCGGCTTTACCGGACCAGCGGCTGGTAAAACCGGCACAACTGACGACTACACCGACGCCTGGTTTATCGGTTTCACACCCACACTCACCTGCGGAATCTGGATTGGCTATGACAAAAAAAGAACAATCTTTCGCGGGGCAACGGGAGGCGTCATCGCTGCCCCGGTCTGGGGCGAACTTATGAAACAGGTCGCCAGCGATACGATGAGCACATTCCCGGTGCCACCGGACATCACAACCTGCGCTATCTGTGAACAGTCTGGTAAACTCGCCACCCCGTTTTGCCCCCGAGCCCGCTACGAGGTGTTCATAAGTGGTACCGAACCAACAACACCCTGTCCCCTGCACAACCGGCCGTGA
- a CDS encoding endonuclease III domain-containing protein, whose product MVPNQQHPVPCTTGRETPALIKIYQALYRAFGPRHWWPAETPLEVIVGAILTQNTAWKNVEKAITNLKSAGLLELPQLNQLPLRKLATIIKPAGYYNIKAKRLRALTEWLENSGGLEKLTAIPTPELRAQLLQIHGVGPETADSILLYAFNRPVFVVDAYTRRIFSRYGLISGDEPYEQLKNWLEQELTPLTGKSISQTVALFNEYHALLVHLGKTHCRPQPICPGCPLESD is encoded by the coding sequence GTGGTACCGAACCAACAACACCCTGTCCCCTGCACAACCGGCCGTGAAACGCCGGCTCTTATAAAAATTTATCAGGCGCTTTACCGGGCGTTTGGACCCCGGCACTGGTGGCCTGCCGAAACCCCTTTAGAAGTTATCGTTGGTGCCATCCTAACTCAGAATACCGCCTGGAAAAATGTTGAAAAGGCAATCACCAACTTGAAATCTGCCGGGCTTTTAGAACTCCCGCAACTCAACCAACTCCCCCTGCGCAAATTGGCAACTATTATCAAACCTGCCGGTTATTACAATATCAAAGCAAAACGGCTTCGGGCATTAACCGAATGGCTGGAAAATTCTGGCGGGCTGGAGAAATTAACAGCAATTCCAACTCCGGAACTAAGGGCTCAACTGCTTCAGATTCACGGTGTCGGTCCTGAAACCGCCGACTCGATTCTCCTTTATGCCTTTAACCGCCCGGTATTCGTGGTCGATGCCTACACCCGAAGAATTTTCAGCCGCTACGGACTCATCTCAGGAGATGAGCCTTATGAGCAATTAAAAAACTGGCTGGAACAGGAACTTACGCCGCTAACAGGCAAAAGTATTTCCCAGACCGTCGCCCTATTCAACGAATACCACGCCCTGCTCGTCCATCTCGGGAAAACCCATTGCCGACCGCAGCCGATTTGTCCGGGCTGTCCCCTTGAGTCCGATTGA
- a CDS encoding RNA-binding protein, which produces MTRRLFVGNLPFSATETQLRDLFGQHGEVVSVNIVTDRFTNRPRGFAFVEMATDEAAQAAIAGLNGYTLEDRALNVNEARERTESRGGFGGRTQRGQRRGGRSGNSGGFSNRRW; this is translated from the coding sequence ATGACAAGGCGCTTGTTCGTGGGCAATCTGCCCTTTAGCGCAACCGAAACTCAGTTAAGAGACCTGTTTGGTCAACATGGCGAAGTGGTTTCGGTAAACATCGTGACCGACCGTTTCACTAATCGTCCCCGTGGGTTCGCCTTCGTGGAGATGGCTACTGACGAAGCGGCACAAGCCGCTATCGCTGGTTTGAACGGCTATACGCTTGAAGACCGGGCGTTGAATGTTAATGAGGCGCGGGAACGGACCGAAAGCCGCGGTGGCTTTGGTGGCCGTACCCAGCGCGGTCAGCGTCGGGGTGGTCGAAGCGGCAACAGCGGTGGTTTTTCCAACCGGCGCTGGTAA
- a CDS encoding saccharopine dehydrogenase NADP-binding domain-containing protein → MTKSKKRVLILGAGLVSRPMVRYLLELPDVETVVATRTVSKAQDLIAGHPNGKAVPLLVDNEPELHRLVADADVVVSLLPYTYHTTVARHCLDLKKHLVTTSYVGDAMRQFSEPAAKAGLLFLNEIGLDPGIDHMSAMVIIDRVRNAGGKVVSFVSSCGGLPAPDANDNPLGYKFSWSPKGVLMAGRNDARFLKDGKEVFVPSSQLFSSYWKTKVEGLGELEAYPNRNSLPYIELYGLQGIKTMLRATFRNTGWCETMQALVNLGLLKDDREWSDLKRMTYAQWLREFVPEEGDLRQDVAKKLGLSIDNPVMERLGWLGLFSDECIGLERGSSLDILAKAMLERMSYKPGERDMIVLQHQFEVAYPDKRGEFIESTLIDFGQPDGDSAMARTVSLPAAIAVKMIIDGQLHLTGVQIPVVPEIYQPVLTELENLGIKFQERVREIS, encoded by the coding sequence ATGACAAAGAGCAAGAAGCGAGTTTTAATACTTGGTGCCGGTCTTGTTTCAAGACCGATGGTCCGCTATCTGCTGGAGTTGCCCGATGTTGAAACAGTGGTGGCGACCCGGACTGTAAGTAAGGCACAAGATTTGATTGCCGGGCATCCAAATGGCAAGGCGGTGCCACTCCTGGTTGATAACGAACCCGAGTTACACCGATTAGTTGCGGACGCCGATGTCGTGGTTAGCCTTTTGCCGTATACCTATCACACAACTGTCGCCCGGCACTGTCTGGACTTGAAAAAACATTTAGTGACGACATCTTATGTTGGTGATGCGATGCGCCAGTTCTCCGAGCCAGCGGCAAAAGCCGGCTTACTTTTCTTAAACGAAATCGGACTGGACCCAGGCATTGACCATATGTCGGCGATGGTAATTATCGACCGAGTTCGGAATGCGGGCGGTAAAGTTGTCAGTTTCGTTTCTTCCTGCGGTGGCCTGCCAGCCCCGGATGCCAACGACAACCCTCTGGGATACAAGTTTTCCTGGAGCCCTAAGGGGGTATTAATGGCGGGACGAAACGATGCTCGTTTTTTAAAAGATGGTAAAGAGGTTTTTGTTCCCAGCAGCCAGCTTTTTTCTTCTTACTGGAAGACGAAAGTTGAAGGGCTGGGCGAACTTGAGGCTTATCCCAATCGCAACTCCTTACCGTACATCGAACTATACGGGCTTCAGGGGATAAAAACAATGTTGCGGGCGACATTCCGGAATACGGGCTGGTGCGAAACGATGCAGGCGCTTGTTAACCTTGGGTTGCTCAAAGACGACCGGGAGTGGAGTGACCTGAAGAGAATGACTTATGCTCAGTGGTTAAGAGAGTTTGTTCCGGAAGAAGGCGATTTGCGGCAAGATGTGGCAAAAAAACTGGGGTTGAGTATTGATAACCCGGTAATGGAACGATTGGGTTGGCTCGGGCTTTTCAGTGACGAGTGCATCGGGCTTGAGCGTGGTTCCAGCCTCGACATTCTGGCGAAGGCGATGCTGGAGCGAATGTCGTATAAACCGGGCGAAAGGGATATGATAGTACTCCAGCACCAGTTTGAGGTTGCATATCCTGATAAGCGGGGTGAGTTTATTGAGTCCACTTTGATTGACTTTGGTCAGCCCGATGGCGATTCGGCGATGGCACGAACCGTAAGTTTACCGGCGGCGATTGCGGTGAAGATGATAATCGATGGGCAACTGCATCTTACCGGTGTGCAGATTCCGGTTGTGCCCGAGATTTATCAGCCGGTGCTTACCGAACTGGAAAACCTGGGCATCAAATTTCAGGAGCGGGTAAGAGAGATTTCTTAA
- a CDS encoding putative LPS assembly protein LptD, with amino-acid sequence MLCLLLILTQLPPDSLTPSADSTPADIIYYGGKRAIYLAPQNQVVLLDSAWIRYRDMSVYADSINYHIDTKIVSAHQNVKFRTASEEVVGRELFYNVDTRKGMMRHARTQVENGYLTAYEVWLVKEKVLNARSADYTTCDREHPHYTFFGPRVRLLMDDVAITQPVLLRIGRVPILAAPFWIVPVASKRKSGLMPFKVGNAQDQGYYAKGISYYWVINDYADATFLLDLMTKKGIQLRTEAVYIVNPYARGSIQGSYIREIWDTLNPGRARYSLNLASTGNLTPATDFNIQAELISDTAYAPDYAEDRLDWLKQEVYSYAALRHRFPALGRLNLRGERRTYYMRHYQYSYLPAGSFAFNTRTLPGNWDFSPALSFSRRVEQYDSNGIDTLLRQRLTPGLSFNLSSPDYPFGRLDISDQLSIADFSRRSSTAAPFSSRLLNHEITVATSQKILGIFNTAEGINFNQSDDLLDTMPLEPRYSLYLSSSFSLYRVFGLSASTIHGILHTVTPTMQFNYQPRVTTQGLFGKIKLNQPENALLVLGINNGFQAKIGATKQKVDFGTANITTTYNLLNYHFTPFTGNLSLRPFALFPIVDSGPVRNNLNLYLDGNFSFNPDSMRFGQDFSALTTFLWTHTITDTIRHQEKGWELRLNHSIGKNIHMITGSVAFSYAGWRLGLNSLGYNITQHQVTDYSLTLWRDLHCWEALINLSGLGRQWRYDFEVRIKKLPDVRFGKSTFRAFLP; translated from the coding sequence ATGCTCTGCCTCTTACTGATACTGACTCAACTGCCACCCGATTCCCTCACACCATCTGCTGACTCCACACCCGCCGACATCATCTACTACGGTGGCAAACGCGCCATCTATCTCGCTCCCCAAAACCAGGTTGTCTTACTTGATTCCGCCTGGATTCGCTATCGGGATATGTCAGTTTATGCCGACTCCATCAACTACCACATTGATACCAAAATTGTCAGCGCCCATCAAAATGTAAAATTCCGCACCGCAAGTGAAGAAGTCGTCGGCCGCGAACTTTTCTACAATGTCGATACCAGAAAAGGAATGATGCGTCACGCCCGCACCCAGGTGGAAAATGGCTACCTTACCGCCTACGAAGTCTGGCTGGTAAAGGAAAAAGTCCTCAACGCCCGCAGTGCCGATTACACGACTTGCGACCGGGAACACCCCCACTACACATTCTTCGGTCCCCGGGTCCGTCTCTTGATGGACGATGTCGCCATTACCCAGCCGGTCCTGCTCCGTATCGGTCGAGTCCCGATTCTTGCTGCTCCGTTCTGGATTGTCCCGGTCGCATCCAAAAGAAAATCGGGTTTGATGCCCTTCAAAGTAGGAAATGCGCAAGACCAGGGGTACTATGCCAAAGGCATCTCCTACTACTGGGTCATCAACGACTATGCCGATGCCACTTTCCTCCTTGACTTAATGACCAAAAAGGGAATTCAACTCCGTACCGAAGCGGTTTATATTGTCAACCCGTATGCCCGCGGTTCAATTCAGGGCTCTTATATCCGTGAAATCTGGGACACGCTTAATCCCGGTCGTGCGCGTTATAGCTTAAACCTTGCCAGCACCGGTAATCTCACCCCTGCCACCGATTTCAACATCCAGGCCGAACTCATCTCCGACACCGCTTACGCTCCAGATTACGCCGAAGACCGGCTCGACTGGCTTAAACAGGAAGTTTACTCCTACGCTGCCCTGCGTCATCGCTTTCCTGCCCTGGGCCGTCTTAATCTCCGGGGCGAACGTCGCACTTACTATATGCGTCACTATCAATACTCCTACCTCCCCGCCGGCTCATTCGCCTTCAACACCCGCACCCTGCCCGGTAACTGGGACTTTTCGCCCGCATTGAGTTTTTCCCGCCGCGTCGAACAGTACGATTCCAACGGTATTGACACCCTGTTGCGCCAGCGCCTCACTCCGGGATTATCCTTCAACCTCTCCAGTCCTGACTACCCGTTCGGCAGACTTGATATCAGTGACCAGCTTTCAATCGCCGATTTTTCGCGCCGTTCATCTACCGCGGCACCCTTTTCGTCCCGCCTCTTAAACCACGAAATCACCGTCGCCACATCTCAAAAAATCCTTGGCATATTCAACACGGCAGAAGGCATCAACTTCAACCAGAGCGACGACCTGCTGGATACAATGCCACTTGAACCCCGTTACTCTCTCTATTTAAGCAGTAGTTTCTCACTCTATCGGGTATTCGGACTATCAGCGTCTACCATTCACGGTATCCTTCACACCGTTACACCAACTATGCAATTTAACTACCAGCCGCGCGTCACTACCCAGGGACTGTTTGGCAAAATAAAACTAAATCAGCCGGAAAACGCTTTGCTGGTACTGGGCATCAACAACGGTTTTCAGGCAAAAATCGGTGCAACAAAACAAAAGGTTGACTTCGGCACGGCAAACATCACCACCACCTACAACCTGCTCAACTATCACTTCACCCCATTCACCGGCAACCTCAGTCTCCGGCCTTTTGCCCTTTTCCCGATTGTTGACTCGGGTCCGGTGCGCAATAACCTGAACCTGTATCTGGACGGTAACTTCTCATTTAACCCCGACTCAATGCGGTTCGGGCAAGACTTTTCCGCCCTTACCACTTTTCTCTGGACACACACAATCACCGACACCATTCGCCATCAGGAAAAGGGCTGGGAATTGCGCCTCAATCATTCGATTGGCAAAAATATCCATATGATTACCGGGTCTGTGGCATTCTCCTATGCCGGCTGGCGCCTCGGGCTTAATTCCCTCGGTTACAACATCACCCAGCACCAGGTGACCGACTACTCATTAACTCTCTGGCGTGACCTTCACTGTTGGGAGGCGCTGATAAACCTTTCCGGGCTAGGCAGGCAGTGGCGCTACGATTTCGAGGTCCGAATCAAAAAACTGCCCGATGTTCGTTTCGGCAAAAGTACATTCCGCGCCTTCCTACCATGA
- a CDS encoding Maf family protein: protein MSEPAIYLASTSPRRRQILRLLGIKFRSLRPDFLEPNIKTSNAPKKFAITCALFKALSCLRRHKIKSGLVIGMDTIVVQKNRILGKPANLSEARKILKILSGKMHYVITGVAIIKLPQKCIITGAESTRVKFRPLSFNEINRYIHTPEPFDKAGAYAIQGRASVFIEKINGCYLNVIGLPVPLLFKLLKQIEPEAKLYGDVSRISTRKQASAKLRPLSRTR from the coding sequence ATGAGCGAGCCCGCAATCTACCTTGCCTCCACCTCTCCTCGACGGCGTCAGATCCTTCGTCTCCTCGGAATTAAGTTTCGTTCGCTGCGCCCCGATTTCCTTGAACCTAACATCAAAACCAGCAATGCACCCAAAAAATTCGCCATCACCTGTGCCCTATTCAAAGCGCTATCCTGCCTGCGTCGTCATAAAATAAAGTCCGGTCTGGTCATCGGTATGGACACAATCGTTGTTCAGAAAAACCGCATCCTGGGTAAACCGGCAAACCTTAGTGAGGCGCGAAAAATACTTAAAATACTTTCTGGTAAAATGCACTATGTTATTACTGGTGTTGCAATTATAAAATTACCCCAAAAATGTATAATAACCGGTGCGGAATCCACTCGGGTAAAATTTCGTCCTTTGTCCTTTAACGAAATTAACCGGTACATCCATACCCCAGAACCGTTTGACAAAGCCGGCGCCTATGCAATTCAAGGCCGCGCTTCGGTATTCATTGAAAAAATCAATGGTTGCTATCTTAATGTCATAGGTTTACCGGTTCCGCTCCTGTTCAAACTACTGAAACAGATTGAACCTGAGGCAAAACTTTATGGTGATGTGAGCCGAATTTCAACCCGAAAGCAGGCATCGGCTAAATTACGCCCGTTATCAAGAACCAGATAA
- a CDS encoding acyl-CoA/acyl-ACP dehydrogenase produces MDFSLSEDAEMIRQTVHEFVRRDLLPVEPKFLNVRTREERESIARDATQKIKEMGLYSAGVPEEFGGGGLGLIETCLIAEELSKTIIPVDWGDFTPILYECPENLKSDYLLPVVAGEKIYALAFREPEHFTTADEMSVTALPDGDNYILNGVKLLSRPDFDFCLVFAQTPNGITCFLIDRDAPGTEIDFGSEPAQLVLSDCRITSEKIIGKPGAALYLGQKWFPMARISRSAAILGVCSRILETSAQYLRDWKSMNEPISTRKEFQRTIGAMAANIEALRWLVYRTAWLAGHAATINFESMLLKLCAQNTLEDTVNSSVRIHGGTIPPARHWLVKASQESEAVDMLRLAVSNEVINRYAT; encoded by the coding sequence TTGGACTTCTCGCTATCCGAAGATGCCGAAATGATTCGGCAAACGGTTCATGAGTTTGTCCGCCGTGACCTCTTGCCCGTGGAACCCAAATTCCTCAATGTTCGCACGCGTGAAGAGCGAGAAAGCATCGCCCGTGATGCCACCCAAAAGATAAAAGAAATGGGCCTTTACAGTGCTGGGGTTCCTGAGGAGTTCGGCGGTGGTGGTCTGGGTTTAATTGAAACCTGCTTGATTGCTGAAGAGTTGTCGAAAACGATTATTCCAGTTGACTGGGGTGATTTCACCCCAATCCTGTACGAATGTCCGGAAAACCTGAAATCGGACTATCTTTTGCCGGTTGTCGCCGGTGAAAAGATTTATGCTCTGGCATTCCGGGAACCGGAACACTTCACAACTGCTGATGAAATGTCCGTCACCGCCCTGCCGGACGGTGACAACTACATTCTGAACGGCGTCAAACTGCTATCCCGGCCCGACTTCGACTTCTGTCTTGTGTTTGCTCAAACACCAAACGGTATCACCTGTTTCCTCATTGACCGTGATGCACCCGGCACCGAAATCGACTTCGGTTCTGAACCTGCGCAACTGGTTCTATCGGACTGTCGCATTACCTCAGAAAAAATCATCGGTAAACCGGGCGCGGCACTTTATCTCGGACAAAAATGGTTTCCAATGGCTCGCATCTCGCGCAGTGCCGCAATCCTTGGCGTCTGCAGTCGCATACTGGAAACTTCGGCACAATATCTCCGGGATTGGAAGTCGATGAACGAACCGATATCAACGCGCAAGGAGTTTCAGCGTACCATCGGAGCGATGGCGGCAAATATCGAAGCTCTGCGCTGGCTCGTATATCGAACCGCCTGGCTTGCCGGTCATGCCGCGACGATTAACTTTGAATCAATGCTTTTAAAACTGTGTGCCCAAAACACCCTCGAAGATACCGTCAACTCTTCAGTGCGCATCCACGGCGGTACAATTCCTCCTGCCCGGCACTGGCTCGTCAAAGCATCGCAGGAAAGCGAAGCAGTTGATATGCTCCGGCTGGCGGTGAGCAATGAGGTCATCAACCGCTACGCAACCTGA